One Helicobacter pylori NCTC 11637 = CCUG 17874 = ATCC 43504 = JCM 12093 genomic window, ATGCGGGCATGATGGATTGCAAAAAAGCCCTTGTGGAAGTGGCTGGGGATTTGCAAAAGGCCATTGATTTCTTGCGCGAAAAAGGCTTGAGTAAAGCCGCTAAAAAGGCCGATAGGATCGCTGCTGAGGGCGTGGTCGCTTTAGAAGTAGCTCCTGATTTTAAAAGCGCAATGATGGTAGAAATCAATAGCGAAACGGATTTTGTGGCTAAAAATGAGGGCTTTAAGGAATTGGTGAAAAAAACTTTAGAAACGATCAAAGCCCACAATATTCATACCACAGAAGAACTGCTTAAAAGCCCGTTAGACAACAAGCCTTTTGAAGAATATTTGCACTCTCAAATCGCTGTGATTGGTGAAAACATTTTAGTGAGAAAAATCGCTCATTTAAAAGCCCCTAGCTCTCATATCATCAATGGTTATGCGCATTCTAACGCTAGAGTGGGCGTGTTAATCGGTATAAAATACGATAATGAGAAAAACGCTCCAAAAGTGGTGGAACTGGCCCGAAACATCGCTATGCATGCCGCAGCGATGAAGCCTCAAGTGCTAGATTGCAAAGACTTTAGCCTTGATTTTGTCAAAAAAGAAACTTTAGCCTTGATCGCTGAAATTGAAAAAGACAATGAAGAGGCCAAACGCTTGGGCAAACCTTTGAAAAACATCCCCACTTTTGGGAGCCGCATTGAATTGAGCGATGAAGTTTTAGCCCATCAAAAGAAAGCTTTTGAAGACGAATTAAAAGAGCAGGGCAAGCCTGAAAAAATCTGGGATAAAATCGTTCCTGGAAAGATGGAAAGGTTTATCGCTGATAACACCCTTATTGATCAACGCCTGACCCTTTTAGGGCAATTCTATGTCATGGACGATAAAAAAACTATCGCTCAAGTGGTTGCTGATTGTTCCAAAGAGTGGGATGATGATTTAACAATCACTGAGTATATTCGTTTTGAATTGGGCGAAGGCATTGAGAAAAAGGCAGAAAATTTCGCTGAAGAAGTGGCTTTGCAAATGAAGTGAGATTTTAGCAAACAACCTTTAAAGGTTGTTTTCTTTTAATTTTTTAACTTCCTTTATTTAAAATTTTCCATTTTAAAGTACTTGAAATTTTTGTAATTTTCAATCTCTATGCTTTTAATCATTTGAATTTCGCCTTTTAATGAGCCTAGTTGATACTGCCAAGTTTATAGTCGCTCTAATTTTACATTATTTGATTAAATTTTGAACACTCGCCTATTGTAAACTTTGCGTTTAAATTACAATAACAAGTTAATCCGCATTCTTTTTGATTTAAGGGTTAGTTTTGATTGTCTTTCTAGGGATCATGCAAGTCTCATTTTATTTAATTGGGTTCAATCTAACTTAAACAGATTTTTTCTAATCTGTCCTCTAAATTTGGCCTTAATGCCACAGAGCCGGCAACTTAAGACTCCTTTTTGGGGTTTGGGTTGAAAAGAGCCTTTTATTTTATCTTAAAGCGGTTTTTCTCCAACGCATTTTGAATCGCAATAGAGGGCGAGAGGTAATTGTAACGCACTAAAATTTCGGTGATTTCTTTAAAAATAGGGGCTGCAATCTTGCTGGCGTAATATTCTTCCTTGCCGTGCGAGCCTAAGATAACCACGCCGATAGTGAAAACCTGCCTTTCATCTTCAGCGAACCCAAAAAAAGAGCTGTTGTAGGACTGCGCGCTATAACTCCCGTTTTTAGCGACCCTAGCCGTGCCTGTTTTGCCCCCTATGTATAGCCCTTCAAATTGAGCGTTTTTGCCTGTGCCATAACGCACCACTTTGATTAAGGTTTCTTTCATTTTTCTAGCGCTTTTGGGGCTAATGACTTGAAAAGTGGGTTTGGGGCTAGGGATGTAAATATCGCCATTAGGGGCGGTTTCTCGTTGCACTAAATAAGGGGTAGTCAATTTGCCTTCATTAGAAAACACCGCATAAGCCCTTAAAAGCTGCAAAAAAGTCGCGTTCAGCCCATAGCCATAAGAAACGCTCCCCTTTAACACTTCACGCTTGAAAGCGGACAAAGGAGGGATCTTTCCTGTGGCTTCTAGAGATAAATCAATGCCGGTTTTTTGAGAAAATCCATAGCCTAAAAGCCCGTTATAGAAATCCTCTGGGTTGAGGTTTTTGCTGATTTTTATCATGCCCACATTGCTAGATTGGATTAAAACGTCTTCCACAACGGCTTTTTTACTAGGGATAAAGTCGTCTTTAATGGTGTATTTTCCTAATTGGTAATAGCCATGGTTTAAATCAATGCGTTCTTTAGGGTTGATCAAATTCTTATCCAACAGCAAGGAATAAACAATGGGTTTGATCGTGCTGCCTGGCTCAAAAACCTTTTCGGCAACGCTCAAATTCAAGCTTTCATAATCGCTGGTTTTAATCGCATTAGGATTGAAGCGCTTGCTTGAAGCTAGCGATAAAATTTCCCCGCTTTTAGGGTTAATGATACCCACTAGGATTTCTTTAGCCTTGAGTTTGTCTTTAGTTTTATCTAATAGGGTTTCAATTTCTCTTTGGAGCTTTAAAGGAACGCTCAAATACACCTCATAGCCATCAAGCCGTTCAACCTCTGTGTAAGAGTGGTTTTGGATAAAGTTAAAACTCACGTCTCTTTTGCCTGTTCTTATGCCATTTTGTTGGGCTTTAAGCAAGTGATCTTGAGATTTTTCAACGCCTTTTTTACCGGTAGTTAAAGTGAGCTTGTCTTCTTCTTGTTTTTGCACATAGCCAATGATTGGCTCTAGGCTATTTTGATAAGGGTAATGCCTGGAAACGCCGCTCACTTCAATGTTTAGCCCTTGCTTTTGCCACACTTTATCGTGCGTGTCTTTGAAATTTTGAAAAACCCCAAAGGCTAAAAATTTCTTATTCAAGTCTCTAATATTAGCAGCCATATTGGGCGTGAGATCATAGGCTAGAATAATATAACCTTTCGTATTGATGGCGTCTTTTAAGGACTTTTTAGGGATATTGCTATAAATAGAAAGGAAATCAATGAAAAAATCTTCTTTATCCGGGTTTAAAAACCTTGTATCAAAGCCCAGTTTGAAAAGGGTTTGCGAAGCGGCCAGGCTGTAGTTGTCTTGACTATAGATAGTCCCTCTAGTCGCAGTGTCTTGTTTGCTCATCACCAGAGTGGGCATGTTGGCTTGGGCAAAAAAAGCTTTTTTAAAAGCCACCATTAAAAAAATAAAAAAAAGCAATAAAAAGATTAATGCTGTAACAGAACCCTTATCTCTTTGGGTTTCTAAGAATTGCTCTAGGTTGAAGTTAGGATCAATGTTTTTATTATCCATGAACGCTTACTTGAAAATGGCGTAGATTCGGTTTCTCACAACGCATGAAAGCATGAATTTTTGATGGTAAAATCTGTTAAAAGGGGGCGTAGCAACAACAAACCCTCTCTTTAAAAAGGACCAGGCGATCATTTAAAGAGAAGCCACTTAAGAGACTAGATCTGCGTTCTTAAAAGCTCTTTATAAGCGCTGATCGCTTTGTTGCGCACTTCAAGCATGAGTTTCATGCTCGTTTCAGCCTTCCCTATGGCGATAGCCGCTTGGTGCAAGTCTTTGATTTGCCCTGTCGCCATATCCGCTAAGGCTTTATCAGATTGCTCTTGAGTGTTGTTAAGCTCATTGATAGATTGTTTCAAGAGTTTAGAAAACTCCCCACCTTTTTGTTCTTTAAAGGCGTTACCTGATTCTTCTCTTTTAGTCCTGTTGTCCGTGTTAAGCTCAGAGAAAGGACTCAATAAGCTTTTATCATTGTGTATGGCTTGCATAGAACCTCCTTAAGCTCTTTTTTAAAAATTTAACTCTATTAAATATTTTATTCATTTTGTATTCTACTGATCTTTGGCTAATACTACCTAAATTTTCTTATACTACCATAAATTGTTGAAAATCGTTCATGTTTGTAACATACCAATCGCGTTTTGTGCCATGTTTTTAGCGCTTTGAAAGGCTGCAACATTGGCCTGATAAGCTCTAGTCGCTTCCACTAAATCCGCCATTTCAACCACCGCATTCACATTGGGGTAAGCCACATAGCCTTGAGCGTTAGCGTCAGGGTGGCTGGGATCGTATTTCATCAAAGGCTCGCTATCATCGCGCACAATCTTATCCACCACCACGCTTGTGATGGGGATTAAGGGGTTGTCATCGCCTTCATCTAAGGGGTCTTCATAGGGGGTAATTTGATGGTTTTGGGCGATTTTTTGGTTTAAAATCTCATTGAAATCAAAAGCCTTAAACACCGCTTCTTGCCTCCTATAAGGACCTCCTTCGCTCGTGCGCGTGGTGTTAGCGTTAGCGATATTAGAAGAAATCAAATTAGCCCTTAAGCGTTGGGCGGACAAACCATAACCGCTAATATCAAAAGAAGATAAAAACATGCTTTCCCTTAACTATAAATTCTTACTGGAATCAATGGCGTAATTGATCACGCCTCGATACTTTTTTAAGGCAGAACTCAAGGCTAAATACATGGTAGAGTTCTTGCCCATTTCACTCGTTTCTATGTCTAAATCCACGCTGTTGCCATCATTTTTAGCCAAATGCCCGTCTCTAAAAAAAAGGCTTGCCCCATCTTTAGCGCTATTTTCAAAGTCTAAATGCCTAGGGTTAGTGTGGGCTAAAGGCAAAACTTTATTAGATTGGTTTTCAAAAATTTCTGCTTTTTTCTCCGCTAAAACGCTTTCAAAATCCAAATCCTTTGGCCTGTAAAAGGGGGTATCCACATTAGCGATGTTAGAAGCGATCATATCTTGCCTTAAAGCCCTATAATCCAACGCCTTATAAACCAACCCAAACGCTTTAGAAAAATCCATACAAAACCCCTTTTTTAAACCCTTGCAAATTCATAGCATGCAAAAAGCATTCCAAAACCGGCTCGCTTTTTCATTAAAGGATGCGATCAATTCCAAAGCATGCTTAAGCTTGAGCGATAAGCCAATTCAGAGCCATTATAGTGTAAAATACCCCTAAAATACCTTAAGAGAACGCCTATTCAAAAACCAAAATAAGGAAATCCTAATGACTACAGACAGAAACCTGTTTTTTTGCGCTTCGCTATTGATTTTTTTGGGGGTATTGATGAGCTATTCGCTCTCAACTTACACCACAGTGGTGCTGTATCATTATGGGGAATTCCATTTTTTCATACGCCAGCTTGTGAGCGCGATCATAGGGATTGTTATCATGTGGGGGTTGTCTAGGGTTGATCCTAGCAAGTGGTTTAGCCGTTTGGGGTTTTTTCTTCTTTTTGTCCCACCATTACTCATTATTGGCATGTTTTTTT contains:
- a CDS encoding transcriptional regulator codes for the protein MIAWSFLKRGFVVATPPFNRFYHQKFMLSCVVRNRIYAIFK
- the tsf gene encoding translation elongation factor Ts, translating into MSGISAQLVKKLRDLTDAGMMDCKKALVEVAGDLQKAIDFLREKGLSKAAKKADRIAAEGVVALEVAPDFKSAMMVEINSETDFVAKNEGFKELVKKTLETIKAHNIHTTEELLKSPLDNKPFEEYLHSQIAVIGENILVRKIAHLKAPSSHIINGYAHSNARVGVLIGIKYDNEKNAPKVVELARNIAMHAAAMKPQVLDCKDFSLDFVKKETLALIAEIEKDNEEAKRLGKPLKNIPTFGSRIELSDEVLAHQKKAFEDELKEQGKPEKIWDKIVPGKMERFIADNTLIDQRLTLLGQFYVMDDKKTIAQVVADCSKEWDDDLTITEYIRFELGEGIEKKAENFAEEVALQMK
- the flgC gene encoding flagellar basal body rod protein FlgC — its product is MFLSSFDISGYGLSAQRLRANLISSNIANANTTRTSEGGPYRRQEAVFKAFDFNEILNQKIAQNHQITPYEDPLDEGDDNPLIPITSVVVDKIVRDDSEPLMKYDPSHPDANAQGYVAYPNVNAVVEMADLVEATRAYQANVAAFQSAKNMAQNAIGMLQT
- a CDS encoding peptidoglycan D,D-transpeptidase FtsI family protein; amino-acid sequence: MDNKNIDPNFNLEQFLETQRDKGSVTALIFLLLFFIFLMVAFKKAFFAQANMPTLVMSKQDTATRGTIYSQDNYSLAASQTLFKLGFDTRFLNPDKEDFFIDFLSIYSNIPKKSLKDAINTKGYIILAYDLTPNMAANIRDLNKKFLAFGVFQNFKDTHDKVWQKQGLNIEVSGVSRHYPYQNSLEPIIGYVQKQEEDKLTLTTGKKGVEKSQDHLLKAQQNGIRTGKRDVSFNFIQNHSYTEVERLDGYEVYLSVPLKLQREIETLLDKTKDKLKAKEILVGIINPKSGEILSLASSKRFNPNAIKTSDYESLNLSVAEKVFEPGSTIKPIVYSLLLDKNLINPKERIDLNHGYYQLGKYTIKDDFIPSKKAVVEDVLIQSSNVGMIKISKNLNPEDFYNGLLGYGFSQKTGIDLSLEATGKIPPLSAFKREVLKGSVSYGYGLNATFLQLLRAYAVFSNEGKLTTPYLVQRETAPNGDIYIPSPKPTFQVISPKSARKMKETLIKVVRYGTGKNAQFEGLYIGGKTGTARVAKNGSYSAQSYNSSFFGFAEDERQVFTIGVVILGSHGKEEYYASKIAAPIFKEITEILVRYNYLSPSIAIQNALEKNRFKIK
- the flgB gene encoding flagellar basal body rod protein FlgB gives rise to the protein MDFSKAFGLVYKALDYRALRQDMIASNIANVDTPFYRPKDLDFESVLAEKKAEIFENQSNKVLPLAHTNPRHLDFENSAKDGASLFFRDGHLAKNDGNSVDLDIETSEMGKNSTMYLALSSALKKYRGVINYAIDSSKNL
- the fliE gene encoding flagellar hook-basal body complex protein FliE — protein: MQAIHNDKSLLSPFSELNTDNRTKREESGNAFKEQKGGEFSKLLKQSINELNNTQEQSDKALADMATGQIKDLHQAAIAIGKAETSMKLMLEVRNKAISAYKELLRTQI